The window TTTGAAACCaatccattttcaatttattttataagaatagtCTGATTAATCGAATCACTCTTTTTAAGTGGATTGGTTTGAGtttgtttttaaaacaatttggaTTTTTTAAGTTGGATTTGCGTCGGTTCaattaaattatctattttttactcATATTGAATCAGATTTTCTAAAGAACTGATCCGaagttaatttttcttaaaaatggtTCGGTTTAACCGAATCGATTTTATATAGTAGTTTGATTCAGTTTGGTTCTGCAAAGCGATTTGGTTCAATTTTGAATCGGTTCGTTcgggtattttattttattttcttcccacATCCCTGCATATGGAGCCCTGTGAAGTCTGAACAGCCTAAAAACACAGCGGGACAGAACTGAGTACTTCAAATTAGGCCTCTTTGCAGCGTCGACGAAATGAATCGCCTTCTTCTTGTTCGTCATCCTCTGCTAGCTCTATCCAAGCCACCATTATCACCCTTTTCCCAAACCTATTATTATTCATACACGCCGGCACGGTAATTTCCTCTAATTCTGTTTCTTCGCTTTCTATCATTGTTTTGTTCCCTTCATTCACTGATTTCACTCTGTTACGTTTAGAATAAATTCTGAATTATATAAGATTAAGGACCCACCTGGAGTCTCTTCTGTTCACACAAGCTCTACATTTTGCACTACCAACAAAGGTGCGTCTACGTTCTACCTACAACATCTTTCACTGTAGGCGTTTGATAACACTTGTTATTactataaatttcttttttttttcagacttATCAACTGAGAACTGTGTACCGTGCAATACAAAGGACTTGCAGCCCATGACCGAGGATGCAGCACGCACAATGCTTCAACAGGTTTATGTTATCCTTAAAACATTCAACTCAAATGTTTTAAATCCTTGATAGCAGCCAGATAGCAGAACAGCagctatttttaaattttttatgtactagtttaaattatgtatactatatatatatgtataaattctcaaaaaaatgattaaaaaaaattactcaaaattaGTGACATTCATATGTTCAGAAGACTTTTTTGGAAGCAATATATAGCTCTGCTACGGCCCTTATTATTCGGTGGCCCACAATTTGGTTTGCTATGACCACCACACTAAACCACTCTGCTGCGGCAGCTCCTCCTGTTGCGGATAGGGGTGGCTATTTAAAACCCTGATTCAACTTCTGTCAATTTAAGAATCCATGTTTTTTTGTTACTAACATTAAGTGATCAGATTGCCCAGTGGAATTTGGTTAATGAGGATGGTGTGTTGAAATTGAGGAGATCATGGAAAGTAAAGACTTTTACCAAAGGATTGGAATTTTTCAGGATAATAGCTGGTCTTGCTGAAGCTGAAGGTGTTGTTTTCTGCTTCTGTTTCTACTTCTTTCACCCACACCCTGTTTCTATTGATGTTATGGGAAAAATAGAAAGTATAATAAGATGTTTATAATGTAGGTCATCATCCTGATCTTCACCTTGTTGGCTGGAATAATGTTACTATAGAGATTTGGACGCATTCTGTGGGTATGAATATTTCATTATATAATCAAAGTTGGtttctaagaaataaaaatatcacaagATTATGTTTTAGGAAAAATTTACCTATATTGATAAGCTCTTCATGGGCTTAAACAAACCCCCAGTTCTTGTTTTCAAATCTGTGCCATGCTCTTCATTCTTTTGGCTTTATAGCAGCCAAGAGTGACCCTTCTCTTTTCATCTTACTCACTTCTACATTCATAATGTTCCAGTTTAGAAATCTATCAACTTATCTCAGAGCTTCATTTCATATTCATGATAAAATACCTTGAACCTCTACACTACTTGGGTATTATTGAGGTAGTTCTAGTTCCTAGTTTCTACGTCTACGGGTGATCGCCTACTATTTCAGAGACTCAGAGCAATTACATTTGTGAATTGCATCAAAGAGCTAATATGGCTATTTCAAATCCCCTGCCTACCCCAATGGTTCCTGGACTGAAGCTATCAGCTTTGGGTACAAATTAAGTGCTTGATCCCTCTCTTTCATGGTTAACAGTGAATCAATTCCTGAGTCTAGCTTGGACAGCATCATTGCTTCTTTCCAACTCTGTTTAAATTCGTCTCAAATTTCCCCTTCTTTGTTAGTTAAtgtgttatttttcttattttttttacgtcatacttcatttttttatatccaaATATGGGCATTATCTGAATTCTGAAGTAATCCATGTTTATGTAGGTGGGCTGACACAGAATGACTTCATTCTAGCTGCTAAGATCAATGAGCTTAATTTGCATGACTTGCTAAGACGGAAGACTTCTAACTGAATTATCAAAGAGGAAATTGAAGAAATCCAAGTGTTTGTaaggtttttgtttttctttataacTAGGCCATGAGCTATCCTTCTAATAATTTGGAAGCTCTAGTTCGATCTATTAATTTTCTTCTACCATCATCTGAGATGTCAATAACGTCCAACGTTAGCATGAAATCTACATGATGGTAATTGTCAAAGAGAACCATTAACTAGGATGGTTAAGACAAGGAACAAAATAAACTAGTCCATACTTCTGTTGGGAATAAACTCATAAATCAAGAGTTTCTCTTTTTGTTGAATGCAACAGCCAACAAGATTGGTGCTGAAATTTGGCTATTGACTGAAGTTCAGTTTTGAACCTCCTGCAGCCCTTGCTCAGAGTTCTTGGAAAGCCTCTTAACAGTGATCTCTCTCCCATTGGAAAGTACaccctgataaaaaaaattaaaaaattgtttggaTTATATAGAAATTTGTTGTGTCTATAAAAAGCCATTAGTGGCATAAAATATGGTTGGTTCATGAATTACTGGAATATCAATGTCTTCCATCTCCCTTTTGCGAATGCATTCCTTCCCACAGATTATTTTCAGTATCcctggaagaaaatttactgggaatgattaaaaatatatcagaATTCTAGAATTAACACAGAATCCCAAGCATCTGGAGGGAATTCTCATCAGCAGTGGGATAAGTACCCAGACCGATTAGGTTACCTGGGTAGAATAGGTTTTCCAAGTCTCCCAAGAGGCACATTTAAAGCTTATTTATTGTTAGGTTGGTCTTGGACTCTTGGAATCTAAGAAACTGGTTTTATATGTGGTTGGTGATTGTTTGAACTCTAGGAAGGAATTGAGGTGTTTTGTGACCTCATTGGGGTTCCAGTTGCTAGTACTTTGATGTGTCTAGGTGCTTATCCCACTCCACTGCTGATGAGAATTACCTCCGAATGCTTCGGATGCATGGAACTGTTTATGCTAATTATGCTGTGCCTAGGTGTGATCTTTTGCTTGTATTTGAGGTTAGGTTTGGTGACTGTGTCACTGAGAAGGCTGACGCTTTTGCTAGTAGGCTAATTTTATCCACAGTGATATTGATTCGGCTGTGGACTGAGGAACAGGACACAACTTGTGTAAATATTAATCATGGAATTTTTCGTGATGTCTTGATCGAATAATTTGTTGTACTGTtgtattcaaataaaattttataaataattagcaATTCAA of the Glycine max cultivar Williams 82 chromosome 13, Glycine_max_v4.0, whole genome shotgun sequence genome contains:
- the LOC100788851 gene encoding pterin-4-alpha-carbinolamine dehydratase 2, mitochondrial: MNRLLLVRHPLLALSKPPLSPFSQTYYYSYTPARINSELYKIKDPPGVSSVHTSSTFCTTNKDLSTENCVPCNTKDLQPMTEDAARTMLQQIAQWNLVNEDGVLKLRRSWKVKTFTKGLEFFRIIAGLAEAEGHHPDLHLVGWNNVTIEIWTHSVGGLTQNDFILAAKINELNLHDLLRRKTSN